One genomic window of Candidatus Didemnitutus sp. includes the following:
- a CDS encoding efflux RND transporter periplasmic adaptor subunit: protein MHPLRIIKKLGSVSWLAAALALFAAGCSRSAPTPPRPGPVEVEAVEVTTAPVAFTRELPGRTAARRIAQVRARVSGIILKRHFTEGADVKEGELLYEIDPAPYALNLARAQAELQRAESNLAAVRLQAERFKPLVATNAISKQQYDDAVASAGVGEAAVAAAKAAVMAAELDLGYAKVTAPISGRIGLAEVTEGAYVQAGQATLLATVQQIDPIYVNLVQPSTEIERMRREFESGRMRKDGDGLPEVTLLMEDGTEYPVRGQLEFADITVDRSTGSVTLRALFPNPDKRILPGSFVRARYEEGVNPAALLVPQQAVSRNYRGDPTVYVVAADGTAELRPLKVSRAYRDNWVVDSGLKVGEKVIVSNLQRIRPGVPVKPVPLAATPAAPAAKERQP, encoded by the coding sequence ATGCATCCCTTGCGCATCATCAAGAAGCTCGGTTCCGTTTCTTGGCTCGCCGCCGCCCTCGCCCTTTTTGCCGCCGGCTGCTCTCGGTCGGCTCCGACTCCGCCGCGCCCCGGACCGGTCGAGGTGGAAGCGGTCGAAGTAACCACGGCCCCCGTGGCGTTCACGCGCGAATTGCCCGGCCGGACGGCAGCACGGCGCATTGCCCAAGTGAGGGCGCGCGTCAGCGGCATCATCCTCAAGCGCCACTTCACCGAGGGGGCGGACGTGAAGGAAGGCGAATTGCTCTACGAGATCGATCCCGCTCCCTATGCGCTGAATCTGGCCCGGGCGCAGGCTGAACTCCAGCGGGCGGAATCCAATCTGGCCGCAGTCAGACTCCAGGCCGAGCGCTTCAAACCCCTCGTCGCCACCAACGCGATCAGCAAGCAGCAATACGACGACGCGGTCGCCTCAGCCGGAGTGGGCGAAGCTGCGGTGGCGGCGGCGAAAGCCGCCGTCATGGCGGCGGAGCTCGACCTGGGTTACGCCAAGGTCACCGCTCCGATCAGCGGTCGCATCGGCTTGGCCGAGGTCACCGAAGGCGCCTACGTGCAAGCGGGGCAGGCGACGTTGTTGGCAACGGTGCAGCAAATCGATCCGATCTACGTCAACCTCGTGCAACCGAGCACGGAGATCGAACGCATGCGCCGGGAATTCGAAAGCGGGCGGATGCGCAAGGACGGCGACGGCCTCCCCGAGGTCACGCTGCTGATGGAGGACGGAACGGAATACCCCGTTCGCGGCCAGTTGGAGTTTGCGGACATCACTGTGGACCGCTCGACGGGCTCAGTGACGCTGCGGGCCCTGTTCCCAAACCCCGACAAACGCATCCTGCCGGGCTCGTTTGTGCGCGCGCGCTATGAGGAGGGCGTCAACCCCGCCGCGTTGCTGGTGCCGCAGCAGGCGGTGTCGCGGAATTATCGCGGCGATCCGACCGTCTATGTGGTCGCGGCCGATGGAACGGCGGAACTCCGCCCGTTGAAAGTCAGCCGCGCCTACCGCGACAACTGGGTGGTCGATTCGGGGCTGAAAGTGGGCGAGAAGGTCATTGTCTCCAATCTCCAGCGGATTCGGCCGGGGGTTCCGGTGAAGCCGGTGCCGCTCGCCGCGACACCCGCAGCGCCGGCCGCCAAGGAACGCCAACCCTGA
- a CDS encoding YdcF family protein — protein sequence MLFFNKLLPAFVLPIGIVSLLILLAAWKKWRWAAVLAVVVLLGSSTGVVANALLRSLENAYPARSIGSLPECDAVLVLGGVMSPGKEPGLVTEWSEAVERFEAGVQIVQRGKARVVLFTGDPRGSEGSALQREALERGVPRDQTAVIGAVGNTADEAAQLKRYAAQHGLKRVVLVTSAWHLPRAMRLFKKAGVELMPFPVDFRALPNRGLPYLDWIPNAGSLAKTELALRECYGMAFYAVFGD from the coding sequence GTGCTTTTCTTCAACAAGTTGCTGCCGGCGTTCGTGCTGCCGATCGGAATCGTGAGCCTGCTCATCCTGCTCGCGGCGTGGAAGAAGTGGCGCTGGGCGGCGGTGCTCGCGGTGGTCGTGTTGCTGGGTTCGTCGACCGGCGTGGTGGCGAACGCGCTCCTGCGCTCGCTGGAAAACGCCTATCCGGCCCGCAGCATCGGCAGTCTGCCGGAATGCGACGCGGTGCTCGTGCTGGGCGGCGTCATGTCGCCGGGCAAGGAGCCGGGGCTCGTCACCGAATGGTCCGAAGCCGTGGAGCGCTTCGAGGCCGGCGTGCAGATCGTGCAGCGGGGCAAGGCGCGCGTGGTGCTCTTCACCGGCGATCCGCGCGGTTCCGAGGGCTCGGCGTTGCAGCGCGAGGCGCTCGAACGCGGCGTGCCTCGCGACCAGACGGCGGTGATCGGCGCCGTGGGCAACACGGCCGACGAGGCCGCGCAATTAAAGCGCTACGCGGCGCAACACGGTCTCAAGCGCGTGGTGCTCGTGACCTCCGCCTGGCATCTGCCGCGCGCGATGCGGTTGTTCAAGAAAGCCGGCGTGGAGCTGATGCCGTTCCCGGTGGATTTCCGCGCGCTGCCGAACCGCGGCCTGCCGTATCTCGATTGGATTCCGAACGCTGGCTCGCTCGCAAAAACCGAGCTGGCGCTGCGCGAGTGCTACGGGATGGCGTTCTACGCGGTGTTCGGCGACTGA
- a CDS encoding recombinase family protein — protein MQNAVPFLSPAQNSRAVAVAIYTRVSTDAQTGRRFDSCEHQTAVCREHIDRKRAEGWFEFGHFSDEAYSGATLDRPGIRRLMHCIAAGQVEVLLVYRLERILRSISEWTHLQDFLREHGCRLVSPSDDHSDRSASGRLKSNMMMSLAEYERSNVAEKTRSKLEAQAKRGMWGGGYVPFGYDYDRSRQQLIPNPGEATVLKRIFDRAGELASLGQIAAELTHDGVRSGVRWQKCGLRERRSIGGRVFRTDVLRKIIGNPLYRGVIRYGGKEYTGQHEPLVGKDAWELANAAILEPRNKRAIRLRDRDTHSNLLKGILVCEVCQQPLLGKASGKPSRSGSHYRYYHCAGRALQREAKPACQLGNLPAPVLEELVVTFLGLIPKQDATAPRITLDPVALRHRQAPLDSALAEVERELKIVQSKFDHCTEVLACGGIEMLRPEIVERATQLTRERQPLLVKRAAIRQELEGCRNQGYDVVRVREAFERLSRVLPSMPPPELRSLLSSILARIDIRALERSNWFKAGNQGDRVFRLSLSIRVANLLFAMEQGHEAGTSQPTRSPASEFEFECVIGRQRRAMIVAPFRIDVGEVVKPAPVVATGHEHPIHRATRWGQRHTGGTSVRAIARADRVSPSLVSLHLKLMRLPPEAQRYLRDLRSPRAVKHFSLRRLAALVAMPREEQAKVFAKLRADLV, from the coding sequence ATGCAGAATGCGGTTCCATTCCTCAGCCCAGCCCAGAATTCTCGCGCCGTTGCCGTCGCGATCTATACCCGCGTCTCCACTGATGCGCAGACCGGGCGGCGTTTTGATTCTTGCGAGCACCAGACCGCGGTATGCCGCGAGCATATCGACCGGAAGCGCGCCGAGGGATGGTTCGAGTTCGGGCATTTCAGCGATGAGGCCTACTCCGGTGCGACGCTTGATCGTCCCGGGATCCGTCGACTCATGCATTGTATCGCCGCTGGACAAGTCGAGGTGCTGCTCGTTTACCGGCTCGAGCGAATCCTCCGCAGCATCAGCGAATGGACCCACCTGCAGGACTTCCTACGCGAGCATGGCTGTCGGCTCGTCAGTCCGAGCGATGACCATTCTGACCGGTCGGCATCGGGGCGGCTCAAGAGCAACATGATGATGAGTCTCGCGGAATACGAACGGAGTAACGTGGCCGAGAAAACTCGCTCCAAATTGGAGGCCCAGGCGAAAAGAGGAATGTGGGGCGGCGGCTACGTGCCATTCGGTTATGACTATGATCGCTCCCGCCAGCAGCTCATTCCCAATCCGGGTGAAGCGACCGTCCTGAAACGCATCTTCGACCGCGCCGGTGAACTCGCATCGCTCGGCCAAATCGCCGCCGAATTGACCCATGACGGCGTGCGCAGCGGTGTTCGTTGGCAAAAATGCGGTCTGCGGGAACGCCGTAGCATCGGCGGGCGGGTGTTTCGCACCGATGTTCTCCGGAAAATAATCGGCAATCCACTCTACCGCGGCGTCATTCGCTACGGAGGCAAAGAATACACAGGACAGCACGAACCCCTCGTCGGCAAAGACGCTTGGGAATTGGCCAATGCGGCGATTCTCGAACCGCGAAACAAGCGCGCAATCCGGCTGCGGGACCGCGACACGCATTCCAACCTCCTGAAGGGAATCCTTGTTTGCGAGGTCTGCCAGCAGCCGCTCTTGGGCAAGGCCAGTGGGAAGCCATCGAGATCCGGTTCGCATTATCGCTACTACCATTGCGCCGGGCGAGCCCTGCAGCGTGAAGCAAAGCCGGCGTGCCAGTTGGGCAATTTGCCGGCTCCAGTGCTCGAGGAGTTGGTCGTGACCTTCCTCGGCTTGATCCCGAAGCAGGACGCCACGGCACCGCGCATTACTCTCGACCCTGTAGCTCTCCGGCATCGTCAAGCACCCCTCGACTCAGCTCTGGCTGAAGTCGAGCGGGAGCTCAAAATCGTCCAGTCGAAATTTGATCACTGCACGGAGGTTTTGGCCTGTGGCGGGATCGAGATGTTGCGTCCCGAAATTGTGGAGCGGGCGACGCAACTCACGCGAGAGAGGCAACCGCTGTTGGTGAAACGCGCAGCGATCCGCCAGGAGCTCGAAGGTTGTCGGAATCAAGGATACGATGTAGTCCGCGTGCGCGAGGCGTTCGAGCGATTGAGTCGCGTGTTGCCATCCATGCCGCCTCCCGAATTGCGCTCACTGCTGAGCTCGATTCTCGCACGCATCGACATCCGTGCACTGGAGCGGAGCAATTGGTTCAAAGCCGGAAACCAAGGTGATCGCGTTTTTCGGCTATCGCTCAGTATCCGTGTTGCGAACCTGCTTTTCGCGATGGAGCAAGGCCACGAGGCGGGAACATCGCAACCTACTCGGTCGCCGGCGTCGGAATTCGAGTTCGAGTGCGTCATCGGTCGCCAGCGCCGAGCCATGATCGTTGCTCCTTTCCGAATTGACGTCGGAGAAGTAGTGAAACCTGCACCTGTGGTGGCAACAGGTCACGAACATCCCATTCATCGAGCCACCCGCTGGGGGCAGCGCCACACTGGCGGCACCAGTGTGCGAGCGATCGCCCGAGCGGATCGGGTATCGCCCTCGCTCGTGTCGCTGCACCTCAAGCTCATGCGATTGCCCCCGGAGGCTCAAAGATATCTGCGCGATCTGCGGTCACCCCGGGCCGTTAAACATTTCAGCCTTCGGAGGTTGGCTGCGCTTGTGGCCATGCCGCGCGAAGAACAGGCGAAGGTTTTCGCGAAGCTTCGCGCCGACCTCGTATAG
- a CDS encoding efflux RND transporter permease subunit, which yields MVRFFIDRPVFAWVLSILVMGAGLLSIRSLPVAQYPNIAPPQVAISATYPGASAETVENTIAQVIEQSLTGIDNVLYMQTTSDSDGNATITITFRSGTDPDIAQVQVQNKLQLAIPLLPRDVQNLGVKVQKSVRNFLVVYSFYSESGALTREDISDFLNSTLKEPISRIPGVGETVVFGSQYAMRIWLNADQMTNYGITVADITNALAAQNAQVSAGQFGGSPAIPGQKLNATITARSRLQSPEEFAEVLLRTRPDGSAVRLGDVATIALGGENYAIDAFFNGHPSSGMAIRPTVGVNALETVKQLNAYLASQESFFPPGLKYTAAFDTTPFIRLSIEEVVKTLIEAIILVFLVMYLFLQNFRATLIPSIAVPVVLLGTFGCMAAFGFTINTLTMFGLVLAIGLLVDDAIVVVENVERVMAEEGLSPKEATRKSMNQITGALVGIGLVLSAVFIPMAFFGGATGIIYRQFSITIVSAMALSVFVALTLTPALCATLLKPIPKGHHDDKRGIFGWFNRSFGRATNAYIFGVDVSLRRWGRSLVVYAGILVAMGVVYVRIPSSFLPEEDQGVLMMQVLLPAGATQEQTSTVLKKVTDHFLTAEKDSVESVFSVAGFSFGGRGQNAGLGFIKLKDWEHRTSESQRVAAVARRAMGYFSQLKDGLVFAFPPPAIIELGTANGFEYQLIDRSAQGHEALMKARGQMLGMAASDARIVNARPTGFDDVPQYKLKIEDDKASALGVSLGLVNQTLAATWGSSYIGDFSHRGRVKRIYMQADAAYRMNPEDLNRWHVPNAAGDPVPLDAFVGGQWSFGSPLLSRFNGLPAITIQGQAAPGRSSGEAMTAMEELTRKLPPGFDYAWTGLSYEEKQSGAQAPALYAISLFVVFLCLAALYESWSVPFSVMLVVPIGILGAVLAVFMRGLSNDVYFQVGLLTVVGLSAKNAILIVEFARDGYNRGMSLIDATLLACRQRLRPIVMTSLAFGLGVLPLAIARGAGSGSQNSVGTGVLGGMVTATVFAIFLIPVFYVVVARLFKVKPEPASDQN from the coding sequence ATGGTAAGATTCTTCATTGATCGCCCTGTCTTTGCGTGGGTGCTATCCATTCTCGTGATGGGTGCCGGCCTGCTGTCGATCCGCTCGCTGCCGGTCGCCCAGTATCCGAACATCGCTCCGCCGCAGGTCGCCATTTCCGCCACCTATCCCGGCGCCTCCGCCGAAACGGTCGAGAACACCATCGCGCAGGTGATCGAGCAGAGCCTGACCGGCATCGACAACGTGCTCTACATGCAGACCACGAGCGATTCGGACGGCAACGCGACCATCACGATCACGTTCCGCTCCGGCACCGATCCGGACATCGCCCAGGTGCAGGTGCAGAATAAGCTGCAGTTGGCGATTCCGCTCCTGCCGCGCGACGTGCAGAACCTCGGTGTCAAGGTCCAGAAGTCGGTCCGCAACTTCTTGGTCGTCTATTCGTTTTATTCGGAGTCCGGCGCCCTGACGCGCGAAGACATCTCCGACTTCCTCAATTCCACGCTCAAGGAACCGATCAGCCGCATCCCCGGCGTCGGCGAGACGGTCGTATTCGGCTCCCAATACGCGATGCGCATCTGGCTGAACGCGGACCAGATGACGAATTACGGCATCACCGTGGCCGACATCACCAATGCGCTGGCTGCGCAGAACGCGCAGGTTTCTGCGGGACAGTTCGGCGGCAGCCCGGCGATCCCCGGGCAGAAGCTTAACGCCACGATCACTGCGCGCAGCCGTCTGCAGAGCCCGGAGGAATTTGCCGAAGTGCTCCTCCGCACCAGGCCGGACGGGAGTGCCGTTCGCTTGGGGGACGTGGCAACCATCGCGTTGGGCGGCGAGAACTATGCCATCGACGCATTCTTCAACGGCCACCCATCTTCGGGCATGGCGATCCGGCCAACGGTCGGCGTCAATGCGCTTGAGACCGTCAAGCAGCTCAACGCCTATCTGGCATCGCAGGAGTCGTTTTTCCCGCCGGGGCTGAAATACACCGCGGCATTCGACACTACGCCGTTCATCCGCCTCTCGATCGAGGAGGTCGTGAAGACGCTCATCGAGGCGATCATCCTCGTGTTCCTAGTGATGTATCTGTTCCTGCAGAATTTCCGGGCGACACTCATCCCCTCGATTGCGGTTCCGGTGGTGCTGCTGGGCACCTTCGGGTGCATGGCGGCTTTCGGATTCACGATCAATACGCTGACCATGTTTGGTTTGGTGCTGGCGATCGGCCTGCTGGTCGACGACGCCATTGTCGTCGTCGAAAACGTCGAGCGCGTGATGGCGGAGGAGGGGCTGTCGCCCAAGGAGGCCACGCGCAAGTCGATGAACCAGATCACCGGGGCCTTGGTCGGCATCGGTCTCGTCCTTTCCGCCGTGTTCATTCCGATGGCGTTCTTCGGCGGAGCGACCGGCATCATCTACCGACAGTTCTCGATCACGATCGTCTCCGCGATGGCCTTGTCGGTTTTCGTGGCGCTGACGCTCACGCCGGCGCTCTGCGCCACGCTGCTCAAGCCCATCCCGAAGGGGCATCACGACGACAAGCGCGGCATCTTCGGATGGTTCAACCGGAGCTTCGGCCGGGCCACCAACGCCTATATTTTCGGTGTGGACGTTTCGCTGCGGCGCTGGGGGCGCTCGCTTGTCGTCTATGCCGGCATCCTCGTGGCGATGGGTGTGGTTTATGTTCGCATCCCGTCGTCTTTTCTCCCGGAAGAGGATCAAGGCGTCCTCATGATGCAGGTGCTGCTCCCGGCTGGCGCCACGCAGGAACAGACCAGCACCGTGCTGAAAAAGGTGACCGACCATTTTCTGACAGCTGAAAAGGACTCCGTCGAATCAGTGTTTTCGGTGGCCGGGTTCAGTTTTGGCGGGCGCGGCCAGAATGCCGGCCTCGGCTTCATCAAGCTGAAGGATTGGGAGCATCGCACTTCCGAAAGTCAGCGGGTTGCCGCAGTGGCTCGCCGGGCGATGGGTTACTTCTCGCAGTTGAAAGACGGTCTGGTCTTTGCCTTTCCGCCGCCGGCGATCATCGAGCTCGGCACAGCGAACGGCTTCGAATACCAGCTCATCGACCGGTCGGCCCAAGGGCATGAAGCGCTGATGAAAGCGCGCGGACAAATGCTCGGGATGGCGGCTTCCGACGCGAGGATCGTCAACGCCCGCCCGACGGGCTTCGATGACGTGCCGCAGTATAAGCTTAAGATTGAGGACGACAAGGCGAGCGCCCTGGGCGTTTCGCTCGGCTTGGTCAACCAGACGCTCGCCGCAACGTGGGGATCGTCTTACATCGGCGATTTCAGCCATCGCGGGCGCGTGAAGCGCATCTACATGCAGGCCGACGCGGCCTACCGTATGAACCCCGAGGATCTGAATCGCTGGCACGTTCCGAACGCGGCGGGTGATCCGGTCCCGCTCGACGCCTTCGTCGGCGGGCAGTGGTCGTTCGGTTCGCCCTTGCTCTCCCGCTTCAACGGCCTGCCGGCGATCACGATCCAAGGGCAGGCTGCACCCGGCCGAAGCTCGGGCGAGGCGATGACGGCGATGGAGGAACTCACGCGCAAATTGCCGCCGGGATTCGACTACGCCTGGACCGGTTTGTCCTACGAGGAAAAGCAGTCCGGCGCGCAGGCTCCGGCGCTCTATGCCATTTCGCTCTTCGTCGTGTTCCTGTGTCTGGCGGCTCTCTACGAAAGCTGGTCGGTGCCGTTCTCGGTGATGCTGGTGGTCCCGATCGGCATTCTCGGCGCGGTGTTGGCCGTGTTCATGCGCGGCTTGTCCAACGACGTCTATTTCCAGGTCGGTTTGCTTACGGTGGTCGGTCTCTCGGCTAAGAACGCGATCCTGATCGTTGAATTCGCCCGCGACGGCTACAACCGCGGCATGAGCCTGATCGACGCGACATTGCTCGCCTGCCGCCAGCGCCTGCGCCCGATTGTGATGACTTCACTGGCCTTCGGGCTCGGCGTCCTGCCTCTGGCCATTGCGCGGGGCGCGGGTTCCGGCAGCCAGAACTCCGTGGGCACCGGCGTGCTCGGGGGCATGGTCACCGCCACGGTTTTCGCGATCTTCCTGATTCCCGTTTTCTATGTGGTCGTGGCCCGGCTCTTCAAGGTGAAGCCCGAACCCGCTTCCGACCAAAACTGA
- a CDS encoding DEAD/DEAH box helicase, whose protein sequence is MDSAPPPRQQRLGELRRKLTALAAETAQTEDEIAALESDAGLAFEAPSSTPTPPRTPAEKVALFLDLFGTRRSVYPKRWENQKTGRNGYSPACDNEWRTGICEKPRVKCSDCPHQKFPPLDERAIEAHLRGAHTLGVYAIAMDDTCRFLAADFDGSDWRADVLAYREAAERIGIKVAVERSRSGNGAHAWIFFAQPVPATLARRLGTILVAKAAALRPTLSLGAYDRLFPNQDTLPTGGFGNLIALPLARAPRDSGNTLFLDADGQPLKDQWMYLAGLPRLSQDTLERTLARIAPVAPLPSSPQTESAQLSGGDFLLQSDNAILDLSQPRIRPGMVSGEVTVRLDAQVHLPRSLPAPVLAALRRLATFPNPIFHEKLRFRFATFDTPRFLFAGEWRPDRLVLPRGVFDRCLGVLDAAGATVAVQDARDAGVRIHWKFEGELRANQAKAVEAMLANDQGVLCAPPGSGKTVMGCAMIAKARTSTLVLVHRAVLVDQWRDTAIRFLGLKRKDIGIWRGQASRITHRLDIAMLPSLARAEKPGAVLAGYGMVIVDECHHVPAASFEAIMKGCPSRRVYGLTATPKRKDQLEKLMFAQCGPIRHTLNEEPATRARLVKVRATTIALPAGPGERSPLHELWDALVRDEGRLDVITTDLMSCVADGRSPLVLADRKNYLERLEQRFASQAPEVTRFRLDGLVGKKARKDVLQKIDGHYSEGRPFVLFATASLIGEGFDLPQLDTLVLAMPLSFKGRLVQYAGRLHRSHEAKRDAVIFDYLDENHPITQAMFRRRLAGYGEMGYRIEMPGTVTPMGF, encoded by the coding sequence ATGGACTCCGCGCCACCGCCACGTCAGCAGCGCCTGGGGGAGTTGCGACGCAAGCTCACCGCACTCGCGGCCGAGACGGCACAGACAGAGGATGAAATCGCCGCTTTGGAATCGGATGCTGGCCTCGCATTCGAGGCGCCAAGCTCGACGCCCACACCTCCGCGCACGCCCGCGGAGAAAGTCGCGCTATTTCTCGACCTCTTCGGAACCCGCCGGTCCGTGTATCCGAAACGCTGGGAGAACCAGAAGACGGGCCGCAACGGATATTCGCCGGCGTGTGACAACGAGTGGCGCACCGGGATTTGCGAGAAACCACGGGTAAAGTGCAGCGATTGTCCGCATCAGAAGTTTCCACCGCTCGATGAAAGGGCTATCGAGGCTCACCTGCGGGGCGCGCACACCCTCGGTGTTTACGCCATCGCCATGGATGACACCTGTAGATTTCTGGCGGCAGATTTCGACGGCAGCGACTGGCGTGCCGATGTGTTGGCGTATCGGGAGGCGGCGGAACGCATCGGGATCAAGGTTGCTGTCGAACGTTCGCGTTCCGGAAACGGCGCCCATGCCTGGATCTTCTTTGCACAACCGGTGCCGGCCACCTTGGCACGCCGTTTGGGCACGATTCTGGTGGCCAAGGCTGCAGCGCTTCGGCCCACGCTGTCGTTGGGGGCCTACGACCGGTTGTTCCCCAATCAAGACACCCTTCCCACGGGCGGATTTGGAAACTTGATTGCTTTGCCGTTGGCCCGAGCCCCGCGTGACAGCGGAAACACTCTCTTCTTGGACGCTGATGGGCAGCCCCTGAAGGACCAGTGGATGTATCTCGCGGGATTGCCTCGGTTGAGCCAAGACACTCTCGAACGAACGCTCGCCCGAATCGCGCCGGTCGCCCCGCTTCCATCGTCGCCCCAAACAGAATCCGCGCAGCTATCAGGCGGCGACTTCCTCCTTCAGAGCGACAACGCGATTTTGGACCTATCCCAGCCGCGAATTCGCCCGGGGATGGTGTCGGGTGAAGTCACGGTGCGTCTGGACGCTCAGGTGCATCTCCCACGGTCGCTGCCGGCACCGGTCTTGGCGGCACTACGACGGCTGGCGACTTTCCCGAATCCGATATTTCACGAAAAACTGCGGTTCCGTTTCGCCACCTTCGACACGCCACGTTTCTTGTTTGCTGGGGAATGGCGCCCCGACCGATTGGTGCTACCGCGCGGAGTTTTCGACCGGTGCTTGGGCGTGCTGGACGCAGCCGGCGCAACAGTTGCAGTTCAGGATGCACGTGATGCTGGTGTCCGCATCCATTGGAAATTCGAGGGAGAATTGCGCGCCAATCAAGCGAAGGCGGTTGAAGCCATGCTAGCCAATGACCAAGGCGTGCTGTGCGCTCCTCCAGGCTCTGGAAAAACAGTGATGGGATGTGCAATGATCGCCAAGGCTCGAACCTCGACCTTGGTTTTGGTGCATCGAGCCGTGCTCGTGGATCAATGGCGCGATACGGCCATCCGTTTTCTCGGCTTGAAGCGGAAGGACATAGGAATCTGGCGCGGTCAGGCTTCGAGAATCACGCATCGACTGGATATAGCAATGCTTCCGTCCTTGGCGCGGGCGGAGAAACCCGGTGCCGTGCTCGCAGGATACGGCATGGTTATCGTCGATGAGTGTCATCATGTGCCCGCAGCCTCCTTTGAGGCCATCATGAAGGGCTGCCCTAGCCGTCGCGTTTACGGCCTGACTGCCACGCCCAAGCGAAAGGATCAGCTCGAAAAGCTGATGTTCGCCCAGTGTGGTCCGATTCGGCATACCCTGAATGAAGAGCCCGCGACCAGAGCGCGCCTCGTGAAAGTCCGGGCGACGACCATCGCCCTACCGGCAGGCCCTGGTGAACGTTCACCCCTCCACGAACTATGGGACGCGCTCGTGCGTGACGAGGGGCGTTTAGATGTCATCACCACCGATCTCATGTCGTGTGTGGCTGACGGTCGATCCCCGCTGGTTTTGGCTGACCGCAAGAATTACCTTGAGCGGCTGGAGCAACGCTTCGCCAGCCAGGCGCCCGAAGTCACTCGGTTTCGTTTGGATGGCCTCGTGGGGAAGAAAGCCCGAAAGGATGTCCTGCAAAAGATCGACGGCCACTACAGCGAAGGCCGTCCATTCGTGCTGTTCGCGACGGCGTCCTTGATTGGCGAGGGTTTTGATCTCCCGCAACTGGACACGCTGGTGTTAGCGATGCCTCTCTCGTTCAAAGGAAGGCTGGTGCAATACGCCGGGCGGCTGCATCGCAGCCATGAAGCGAAGCGCGACGCGGTCATTTTCGACTACCTCGACGAGAACCACCCCATCACCCAAGCGATGTTTCGGCGCCGTCTGGCCGGCTACGGCGAAATGGGTTATCGGATCGAAATGCCAGGAACAGTAACGCCGATGGGATTCTGA
- a CDS encoding Fic family protein: MKSTSAGSPSGRWVKTLEGYRAFQPSPLPPEIVWTPKLVRALSHADRLLGRLAGEGRRLPNPHLLIRPFVQREAVYSSRIEGTQATLGELLAADAGVSPERSPEDLREVGNYVTALQHGLKRLESLPLSLRLVRELHEKLMTGVRGDHATPGQFRRTQNWIGRPGCTLADASYVPPPPADLLDHLGRWEEFLHDESVPPLVHAALMHYQFEAIHPFIDGNGRVGRLLITLSLCARGVLTEPLLYLSAFFEATRNDYYDGLRGITERGDWAGWLEYFFNGVARQSEDALSRAERINQQLADWREAFAGGGSKVPLQLIDLVGSNPFLTPRETERRLGVAYNTVMRAITALEEGGVLTKVGESKRDRVFCARAILDILEEPARLVPEPPAPKRRATRD; encoded by the coding sequence ATGAAATCCACCTCCGCAGGAAGCCCGTCCGGGCGGTGGGTCAAGACGCTGGAAGGCTACCGAGCCTTTCAGCCCAGTCCGTTGCCCCCGGAGATAGTCTGGACACCCAAGCTAGTTCGGGCGCTCTCCCATGCGGATCGGTTGCTGGGCCGACTCGCGGGCGAGGGTCGGAGGTTGCCCAATCCGCACCTGCTGATTCGTCCGTTCGTGCAACGGGAGGCGGTTTATTCGAGCCGCATCGAAGGCACCCAGGCGACCCTCGGTGAACTACTCGCGGCCGACGCCGGCGTGAGCCCCGAGCGCAGCCCGGAAGACCTGCGCGAAGTAGGCAACTACGTCACGGCCCTGCAGCATGGCCTCAAACGCCTTGAATCGTTGCCGCTGTCTCTCCGGCTCGTTCGCGAACTGCACGAAAAGCTGATGACCGGCGTGCGTGGGGATCACGCGACTCCCGGTCAATTCCGCCGAACCCAGAACTGGATCGGCCGGCCGGGCTGCACCCTGGCCGATGCCTCCTATGTGCCGCCACCGCCGGCCGACCTACTTGATCACCTCGGGCGGTGGGAGGAGTTTCTGCACGACGAGTCGGTGCCGCCGTTGGTCCACGCCGCCCTGATGCACTACCAGTTCGAGGCCATCCACCCGTTCATCGACGGCAACGGACGCGTCGGACGCCTGCTCATCACCCTTTCGTTGTGCGCGCGGGGCGTCTTGACCGAGCCGTTGCTCTATCTGTCGGCCTTCTTCGAGGCGACCCGCAACGACTACTACGACGGCCTGCGTGGCATCACCGAACGCGGCGACTGGGCTGGCTGGCTGGAGTATTTCTTCAACGGCGTCGCGCGGCAGTCGGAAGACGCCTTGAGCCGAGCCGAGCGCATCAACCAACAGCTGGCCGACTGGCGCGAGGCCTTCGCCGGGGGCGGGTCGAAGGTGCCGCTGCAGCTAATCGATCTCGTCGGTTCGAACCCCTTTCTCACGCCCCGCGAGACCGAGCGCCGCCTGGGGGTCGCCTACAACACCGTCATGCGCGCCATCACCGCACTGGAAGAAGGCGGCGTCCTGACCAAGGTCGGGGAAAGCAAGCGTGACCGCGTCTTCTGCGCCCGCGCCATTCTGGACATCCTCGAAGAGCCCGCGCGTCTCGTGCCGGAACCACCCGCTCCGAAACGCCGGGCCACCCGAGACTGA